The Branchiostoma floridae strain S238N-H82 chromosome 6, Bfl_VNyyK, whole genome shotgun sequence genomic interval ACCAATTGCATACACTTTACCTTGCAGTACTGCCAGCTTGTGATAATGCCGGGTCACGTTCAATGGAGCAAGATCTGCCCAGTTGTTCAGTTCTACATTATACAGCCACACATCACTGAAGCTGAGCCTCCCACAAAAGCCACCTGAAGATACAATAATGTCACTTGTTCCCAGAACAGCCACAGCAAATCCAACGTCTTTTCGCTTCATTTGTGTTAAAtcgacccaacatctgcttggtggcTCAGCCAAGTAGGTCATCATTATGGAGTTTGAGTAAACGGTTTGTCCAGGCAAATTTTTCTGTGTCCCTCCAATGATCACCACTGCCTCCTTCAGACCGCTGGCATGGCGGGGACGGGTGCGAGGCGACTGGACCTCTCCTGGGAAGAACTGGTACCTTCGAGTTTCCGCCACGATATCTGGGCAAGCCTTGCGTACTGCATTGTCGGTCTCCACTTTCTCCATGAAGTACATCTTGTCCATGAAAGGGAACCTGACCAGCTCCATCAGCTCTTTCATCTCCTTCCTCCTCCCCCTAGTGTCATGGTTGATCCATGCCATCACTGCCGTGTACACAGTCTCTTCCGAAGCATTGAGATCGTCAGACGAGATGAGAGTGACTAGCTGTTCCTTTCTCAGATGAAGGAACTCGGGTGTTTTGCAGACTGCCTCAAACTCCTTCATGGCGCACGGCAGTGCCTTCTTCTCCAAGTCAGGTGCCAGCATGCCCCCAAGGGCTAACATCTTCAGACAGTTCCCTGCACACAGACGTTCCGATAGGAACTTTGTGCACGCATCAAAAACAGGTTGGATCTGGAAGAAGTTGGCCCCCTCCAGGAGCTCCACAGCGTTGTCCTCCGTGATGGTGACTTTGGAAGTGTACGCGTAGTCGACGAGAAGCTGAAGAGTACTGGTACTGACTTCGTGAATTGTAACCTTGTGCTCCTTACTCTCGCGAAGCCCGTTACAGAACATGGCCTGGAAATATCCGCTACAAGCAGCGAGGACGTTTCGGTGACACGGAATCTCTTTTCCGGCGACACAAAGGATGACGTCAACCAGCAGGCTGTTGGATCGCAGTCCTTCCAAGCCCTGCAAGAGGGCGCCTGCGTGTGCTTGGTGGCAGAAGTCGGATGATGCTGGTGATCTCTGTCCTGCTGCCATCGTGCCAAATCCTGCAATACAAGGGAACAAGCTCATCAGTTTTATTTCACAAGAGAAGACTATCTTTTACAAAAGATTGaacacacaaaatcaaagttggcATAGAATAGATAACGTTACTGACAGGAACAATGCTGAAAGGAAGCACAGGAATACCCCTGAATAAGCAAAGAGGTTGAAAAGAGGCTTGCAAAAAGTGAACAAACAATCAAAGCATTCTGGCAGGCATGGCCGGCTGGCCCATGGCTTAATACAAGCGAAATACTCTAGAATCAAGGAGCTCCCTGGCAGAATAAATTCCCCAGGCCATTTGTATAAGGTAACCCTTTGAAGCAAGTGAAAGAAAAGTTTCCTTACCTTACTCAAGGAGGTTCCTCCGGTTTGTTTCACCTTGGTTTCAAGGAAGATAGAGCTTTTggccaggacagaaatttgcacATCAAGAGACAAACGGCGGGAAAAACTCCAAGAAAGTCAAAGGTCAATATTGGACTATTCCAAATGAATACCATAGGGGTAGCGATTGttcaatgtttatgtttttgacaATTATAAGACGACACCAGGGGACGTCAAAAATAACGCCAGGAACATAGCATTATATTTGTATGTGAAATAAACTGACAGATACTGCAGGTATCAATGCAGCAGAGGACGTTTTGAACCACCAGATGCCAGATGCCCTGCAGTGCAATTATCTATCAATGCGCTAGGGGGCGTTTCTGACACGTCGAATGAATGCAACAATTTCTAACCTTTGACCCACACGGCAGGCAGCATGGCTTCCAAGCGGAAAGTTGGAGAGGCAAAACTGGAAAAAGAGGAGGTTTGTGAGAATTCTGGAGATATTTAAACACCGTTGTTTCCAGTGGTATAACTGCATCGAGCGCAATACGCGATGGGTAGCATTTGTTTCGTTTTCGGTTCTCCGCAATTTGTCAATTTTAGTCTTGAACTGTTGGTGCAGCAGCGTGCAGTGCGGAACATGTGTctcgtgtggggaggggggcagaatcCGGCAAAATATacaccaagaggccacgtctagcgaaataatagacgttaaacgaggacaacaacaacaacaacaacaaatatacaCGAACTGCTGTGTAGTCTTGCCTTCCATAATGGCGTTAACTATTGCTAAGAACAGTCTCATGTTCCTGCCAGTGTGCGATGATGTTTGAAATATCTGTCAATCCTCTGAATATCTGTGATGACAATGCCATAGGCATATTACTGAGCATCATTCATACTCATAGTATATGCAAAAGAAGAACTCTCTACTCTCTACTCTCTACTCTATTATTTAGTAGAGAGTTGAGTAGAGTTCTTGGGTTCGGTAGGAGTTAAACTCCAGTTGGAACCGCTCCTCTTGAACTCTTTATTTGAAAAATATAAGATAAACTACTTTTAATTTGTTCATCTGTCCATCCTGGCCATCATAACAAACAAGCCTAGTTCTCAGGGTAACTCGATTGGTGAGAAGTGTTCTGCAATATTTATGATAAACAATGTCTGCTCCTCCCCTAGTTGGACCTGTTTGTGGATGCTCCtcctgatgttgatgatgatgatgatgatgatgatgatgatgaagatggagATACCTCTGACAGTGAGGAGTCTGTGTACTCTGGGTTAGGGGAGGAGCCAAGCAGctcagaggaggaggaggagaactCATCtgatgtaagtgtgtcatgaaaaaaaaacatgtcttgtATTATAGTCTTACTAAAAGGATTGCTAGGGATGCAAGGTAAAGGAGCAACAGAGTGGGTGATAGTGTTAATTTTTTTGCCTTTAAAAATTAAATAGTGTGGGGTTAAAAAGGGGTATTTTAAGGCTTTTGAGAAGGAAACTCACTGTCAGACAGGACACACGTGCAGTTACAGACTATGGCTACATGTGACAGGGTtgtccccagaattttttagtatagtggaggggctggcaaaaataacccgcaccaacgcgttgcgctttcatgaaaatgggttcattttgcaccCATTGCAATGCCTCATGTGTGTTAAAGGAGCCCAATCTGAGCTTGATGCCTCAGCAGAGCAGGTCATTATCATGGAGTCTGTATCTATGTATAAAAATTCTTCACTTCCTGGTACCTCTCTCCCTCCGATGACTACCACTGCCTCCTTCAGACCGCTGGCACGGCGGGGACGGGTGCGTGGCGACTGGACCTCTCCCGGGAACAACTGGTACTTTCGAGTTTCTGCCACAATGTCCAGGCAAGCCTTGCGTACTGCATTGTTGTTTTCTACGTTCTCTAAGAAGTACAGCCTGTCCATGAATGGGAACCTAACCAGCTCCATCAGCTCTTTCATCTCCTTCCTCCTCCCCCTAGTGTCATGGTTGATCCACGCCATCACTGCTGTGTATACCGTTTCTTCTGAAGCATTGAGGTCATCAGACGAGATGAGAGTGATGAGCTGCTCCTTTCTCAGACAAAGGAACTCGGGTGTTTTGCTGACCGAATCAAACTCCTTCATGGCGCAGGGCAGTGCCTTCTTCTCCAAGTCAGGTGCCAGCATGCCCCCAAGGGCTAACATTTTCAGACAGTTCTCTGCACACAGATGTTTAGATAGGAACTTTGTGCACGCATCAAAAACAGGTTGGATTTGGAAGAAGTTGGCCCCCTCCAGGAGTTCTACAGCATTGTCCTTCGTGATGGTGACTTTGGAAGTGTACGCATAGTCGACAAGAAGCTGCATGATGCTGGCACTAACTTCGTGAATGGTTACCTTGTGCTCCTTACTCTCGCGAAGCCCGTTACAGAACATGGCCTGGAAATATCCGCTACATGCGGCGAGGACGTTTCGGTGACACGGAATCTCTTTCCCGGCAACGCAAAGGATGACGTCTACCAGCAGGCTGTTGGATCGCAGTCCCTCCAAGCCCTGCAAGAGGGCTCCAGCGTGTGCTTGGTGGCAGAAGTCGGATGATGCTGGTGATCTCTGTCCTGCTGCCATCATGCCCAAATCCTGCAGTACAAGGGAACAAACTGAGGTTTTATTTCACAAGATAAgactgagggtctgcatggggggtcccgacaatgatttacgctgaattcgagctgaattcagaagaaccccctacgtattacacTAAATCAAGGAacgcaattacgctaaatttggtcgcctcgctacgaattacatagataagatgattttccctacgaattacggaaaataaaataggctgcctacaccttacgtaaaagagcatgcagaccctcaagaCTGTCTTTAGTacaaaatattaaacatgtacaaaatcaaaatcGGCATAGAATAGATACTGCCACGAACAATGCTGAAATGAAGCACAGGAATACCCCTGACTAAGTGAACCAACAATCAAAGCATTTTGGCTCATGGCTTAACTACATgcaaaatactagtaagtaGTATGCAGTTCTATTATCAAGGAACTCCTTGGCAGAATAAATTTCGTAGGCCATTTGTATTTCCACCCAGttcagattttgaaaattttgatacCCTTTGAAGCCAGCGAAAGTGAAATTTCCTTACCTTGCTCAAGGAGGTTCCTGCTTGTTGGTTTCAAGGAAGATAAAGCTTTTGGCCTGGACAGAAATTTGCACATCAAGAGACAAACGGCGGGAAAAACTCCAAGAAAGTCAAAGGTCAATATTGGATTATTCCAAATCAATACCATAGGGGTAGCGATTGttcaatgtttatgtttttgacaATTAGAAGATGACACCAGGGGACGTCAAAAACAACGTCAGGAACATAGCATTTTATTTGGAGGTGAAATAAACTGACAGATACTGCAAGTATCAATGCAGCAGAGGACGTTTTGAACCACCAGATGCCAGATGCCCTGCAGTGCAATGCGCTAGGGGGCGTTTCTGACACGTCGAATGAATGCAACAATTTCTAACCTTTGACCCACACAGCAGGCAGCATGGCTTCCAAGCGGAAAGTTGGTGAGGCAAAACTGGAAAAAGAGGAGGTTTGTGAGAATTCTGGAGATATTTAAACACCCTTGTTTCCAGTGGTATAACCGCATCGAGTGCATTACGCAATGGGTTGCATTTTTTTCGTCTTCGGTTCTCCGCAAGTTGTCAATTTTAGTCTTGAACTGTTGGTGCAGCAGCGTGCAGTGCGGAACATGTGTctcgtgtggggaggggggcagaatcCGGCAAAATATACACGAactaccgaggtcacgggtaaatttctcatcactcggtatccagtgatgaagtcgcgtcgtcactggcttaccagtggggaatatttatcgtcactagttttccagtgatgaggaaacttcagctggtaaaccagtgacgacaaatattcagtttactgaagaaaaagaaatcatCGTTTCAATTTAGGGGATTTCAAAGTTAGCACTTAAAGTTATAACGcgagttaacctttattcgttcagTTACCTTAATTcgttttttcaaaaacagggaaTCTACGGAGACACGGtaaatgcaacatcagtaatAACCACAGGAATGCATAACCGAGAGACTTAAGTGttcagaatattcatgaaaaggcTCCGATGACCACGCATTTGAAAACAGCGAGGTCAAAAACGTACCGTCCCTCATTGTAATAGCCTACCGCTCCGTGGGAGGATTGCGTCACCGTGTTGTTCGCCGGAATGGCAGAGATCTATCACATTCGCTTCCAGTTCACAATTATCATGCACAAGACAACTCAATAAAGTTTGTGTTGCTAACCAGTAACTAGACTCAAAGTGTGATCAATTGTCGAAAACCGTCTCTTTGTTGCCACAACCTCCCGCACTTGTGGCGCACGATCGAGCGTCGCCATGTTTTTTCCCAGAAACCTACCGTTACGGTCGCAACCGCGGGAAAAAGATTGGATGACGACATTACAAGGTATTTATTAAACTTACCTTTAATAACTCACTAACTTGCCTTTTTCTCTTAGATCATTAAGCAGCCATCTATTAAACATTTTATGCACCACCAAGAATGGAAATGATATTGAACATCGACAAATTAATTGATTTTACTCTGGTcccctttttttaaaatgtgaaagTCCCAAGCCAGATCATGTAAACTGTTGCAAATACGGCCTTGAAGACGATACCAACTGTCTCAGTACGGGTATGGTACACCGATAACAAGATTTGCACTGCATATTTGTCGACCACAAGTCTGACAgcaatgttttatatcatttattgtggAATCTTTCGTTCTTTGATCCAGGGCATTGACAACAGCGGCATATCAGACTTCACACCCCTTCATCTTTAGTGTTGTTGGCCGCCGGAATAGACCTTTGACACAAATATATCGGGTTACATTTTGCCGTGTGGAGGGTGCAAAACACTGTACAGATGGTTGTACTGCAAACTGATGATTACCCGCTTGGAAGTAGCCACAGCACGCCGTTCAAGTTGCAACGAAAGGTGCATAAGTTTCATGGAACGACCATGGCGCCAGGATCGATTTTACGTCACGGTCTACTGACCCAAAaacctcattttttttaccaacgcGCTACTGCGTGCGACGGTAAATACTCAGCGGTAGTTGTCGGGATTTTTTTGTTGCCTGAATAAGTTTGTAATCTAGAGCACTCCATTCatgtcaagaaaggaacaatagcTTCAGCATAAAGTAAGTAGCAGCGGACAAACATAACGAGTCTCGTcagaacgaataaaggtcacgCCCTCCGGGAGCGCCGTCGTTCTCAACGCAACgcgacggtgttttcaaattgagacATTTTCATATTAGCATGGTAGGAGAGAAAATATATCGTGGATGGGATGAATGGCAAAGGTAAACAACAATACCACCATGTTGAATACAGAAATTATGCTTTGTTTTTCTGCCAGATTGGAATAAGCTGACTCTTGGTAAAAAacgcaacgaataaaggttaactagcgttactagCGTCGCCTCTGCAAGTTCTCACACTCCCGAAccaaatctaacagtaacacggctatggcgacatgtgaattagggtgtttttgttgcacatcgaactcagcactggaacgttctagTGCTATTAGaacgtggtcactggaagcccagtgccgaaataatttcatcactcggtgtccagtgccgaagaaTCACCGATCACTGGAAAATCCAGTGAAGAACCGGTGACCTCGATGGTTCCGCACTCGATGCCCAGTGACGAATGACGTTCATCACTggccccgagtgacgagcggagttcatcgctgggtcccgagtgacgagcagagttcatcactggaaaccgagtgacgagtcaaggttcatcactggaattccagtgccgagagagcttcatcactggaacaaagtaattcatcactgggaaaccagtgacgaactttcttcgtcactgggcgtccagtgatgatgccattttgaatatattttcgtcactggaagcccagtgaggaaccTGTGACCCGCGTAGCCTTGCCATTGTGCGATGATATTTGAAATATCTGTCAATCCTCTGAATATCTGTGATGTCAATGCCATAGGCATATTACTGAGCACACTACATCATTATTCATACTCATAGTATATGCAAAAGAAGAACTCTCTACTCTCTACTCTATTATTTAGTAGAGAGTTGAGTAGAGTTCTTGGGTTGGGTAGGAGTTAAACTCCAGTTGGAACCGCTCCTCTTGAACTCTTTATTTGAAAAATATAAGATAAACTACTTTTAATTTGTTCATCTGTCCATCCTGGCCATCATACCAAACAAGCCTAGTTCTCAGGGTAACTCGATTGGTGAGAAGTGTTCTGCAATATTTATAATTAACAATGTCTGCTCCTCCCCTAGTTGGACCTGTTTGTGGATGCTcctcctgatgatgatgatgatgatgatggggacACCTCTGACAGTGAGGAGTCGGTGTACTCTGGGTTAGAGGAGGAGCCAAGCAGCtcggaggaggaggaggagaactCATCtgatgtaagtgtgtcattgaAAAGACAAGTCTTGCAATATAGTCTTACTCTTACCAAAAAAGATTGTTTGGGTTGCAAGGTATCAGAGCGACAGAGAGGGGAATGATGTTAATTTTTGCCTTTTTATGGCATGCATTA includes:
- the LOC118417585 gene encoding kelch-like protein 24 codes for the protein MMAAGQRSPASSDFCHQAHAGALLQGLEGLRSNSLLVDVILCVAGKEIPCHRNVLAACSGYFQAMFCNGLRESKEHKVTIHEVSASIMQLLVDYAYTSKVTITKDNAVELLEGANFFQIQPVFDACTKFLSKHLCAENCLKMLALGGMLAPDLEKKALPCAMKEFDSVSKTPEFLCLRKEQLITLISSDDLNASEETVYTAVMAWINHDTRGRRKEMKELMELVRFPFMDRLYFLENVENNNAVRKACLDIVAETRKYQLFPGEVQSPRTRPRRASGLKEAVVVIGGREVPGSEEFLYIDTDSMIMTCSAEASSSDWAPLTHMRHCNGFASPTFRLEAMLPAVWVKGFGTMAAGQRSPASSDFCHQAHAGALLQGLEGLRSNSLLVDVILCVAGKEIPCHRNVLAACSGYFQAMFCNGLRESKEHKVTIHEVSTSTLQLLVDYAYTSKVTITEDNAVELLEGANFFQIQPVFDACTKFLSERLCAGNCLKMLALGGMLAPDLEKKALPCAMKEFEAVCKTPEFLHLRKEQLVTLISSDDLNASEETVYTAVMAWINHDTRGRRKEMKELMELVRFPFMDKMYFMEKVETDNAVRKACPDIVAETRRYQFFPGEVQSPRTRPRHASGLKEAVVIIGGTQKNLPGQTVYSNSIMMTYLAEPPSRCWVDLTQMKRKDVGFAVAVLGTSDIIVSSGGFCGRLSFSDVWLYNVELNNWADLAPLNVTRHYHKLAVLQGKVYAIGGRDNSSKFELASVEVYDRNLNKWSEGVPLPEPRSRHAVAVLDGSIYVIGGCNDELEPKSTVYCFSPGDAQWQPQSDVPVVGRKISASVLNGNIYVAVNKGIYSFRPGDDGGSWSEVLTCGVNRSPGMTVIGGKLYLYGGKDRGVGSTYIMCLDPETKSLLRVGTMPVGLYGHACVTVLKG